A window of the Terriglobia bacterium genome harbors these coding sequences:
- a CDS encoding amidohydrolase, with translation MRTLPFVVLAFTLSALAQKEKLAPDTIYVNGNIYTGVRADAPKPNTEISRVQAMAVSGDRILSVGTDSEIKALKGNKTIVVDLGGRFVMPGFNDAHLHFAAGGLEKTRVNLIGVKSLEEMKQRIAEAAKHYGPGEWLVGRGWDQTLWTSQNLPTRQDLDEITGGHPALFQRVDGHIAIVNSAALKAHGVTKQTPDPPGGKYDRNENGELTGIIREAARDEFIAKLPKPSPAQRRRGIERAMEEAREWGLTSVQDSITVEEDPAEWDDFLIYEDLKREGKLTVRITRWLPFRAPLDVLTKARGHHPQDDAWLHTGMLKAYLDGSLGSRSAALLAPYSDDPKNSGITRIDQETLNQMTVERVNAGFQVGFHAIGDRAAQMALDAFAQAELRFNWRNQNLPEKRSGNQLRLRIEHAQVIDLSQISEFAQLGVIASVQPCHLLTDMRWAESRLGPERAKSSYPWRSFLSQGVRLAFGTDFAVEPMNPFRGLYAAVTRKSEDGRQSYYPEQGLTIDEAIAAYTSGSAYADFAERDKGTLTPGMLADFIVLDRDITQVPPEELLKTRVRESYVGGMRVFPAR, from the coding sequence ATGAGGACTCTTCCTTTTGTCGTTCTTGCATTCACCTTGAGCGCGTTGGCACAAAAAGAAAAGCTGGCGCCGGACACGATCTACGTGAACGGCAACATCTACACGGGTGTCCGCGCCGACGCTCCCAAGCCCAACACGGAGATTTCCCGAGTGCAGGCGATGGCAGTGAGCGGCGACCGGATCCTGTCGGTCGGCACGGACTCGGAGATCAAAGCACTCAAAGGGAACAAGACAATAGTCGTCGACCTCGGCGGCCGATTCGTCATGCCCGGCTTCAACGACGCGCACCTGCATTTTGCCGCCGGAGGGCTGGAGAAGACGCGCGTGAACCTCATCGGCGTCAAGTCGCTGGAGGAGATGAAGCAGCGTATCGCCGAAGCGGCGAAGCATTACGGTCCCGGCGAGTGGCTCGTGGGACGCGGCTGGGACCAGACGCTTTGGACGTCGCAGAATCTGCCCACGCGCCAGGACCTCGACGAAATCACGGGCGGCCACCCAGCGCTGTTTCAACGCGTCGATGGGCACATCGCCATCGTGAATTCGGCGGCCCTGAAGGCGCACGGCGTCACCAAACAGACGCCTGACCCGCCGGGTGGCAAGTACGATCGCAACGAGAACGGCGAACTCACCGGCATCATCCGCGAGGCGGCACGCGATGAGTTCATCGCCAAGCTCCCCAAGCCGTCGCCGGCCCAGCGCCGCCGCGGCATCGAGCGGGCGATGGAGGAAGCGCGCGAGTGGGGCCTCACTTCCGTGCAGGACAGCATCACGGTGGAAGAAGACCCCGCCGAGTGGGACGACTTCCTCATCTACGAGGACTTGAAACGTGAGGGCAAGCTGACCGTCCGCATCACGCGCTGGCTGCCGTTCCGCGCCCCGCTCGACGTGCTGACCAAAGCCCGCGGGCACCATCCCCAGGATGACGCCTGGTTGCACACCGGCATGCTGAAGGCCTATCTGGATGGATCGCTGGGTTCGCGCTCGGCGGCGCTGCTGGCGCCGTACAGCGACGACCCGAAGAACTCCGGCATCACCCGCATCGACCAGGAGACGCTCAATCAGATGACGGTGGAGCGTGTGAACGCGGGGTTCCAGGTCGGGTTCCACGCCATCGGCGACCGTGCGGCGCAAATGGCGCTCGATGCCTTTGCCCAGGCGGAGCTGCGCTTCAACTGGCGCAACCAGAACTTGCCCGAGAAGCGGAGTGGGAACCAGCTGCGGCTCCGCATCGAGCACGCGCAGGTCATCGATCTCTCGCAGATCTCAGAGTTCGCCCAGCTCGGAGTCATCGCCTCCGTTCAACCCTGCCACCTGCTGACCGACATGCGCTGGGCGGAATCGCGCCTCGGGCCGGAGCGCGCGAAGAGTTCCTATCCCTGGCGCTCGTTCCTCTCCCAAGGTGTGCGCCTGGCGTTCGGCACTGATTTCGCAGTGGAGCCCATGAATCCCTTCCGCGGCCTGTACGCGGCGGTCACGCGCAAGAGCGAGGACGGCAGGCAAAGCTACTATCCCGAGCAGGGGCTGACCATCGACGAAGCGATCGCCGCCTATACCTCCGGCTCCGCCTATGCCGATTTCGCCGAGCGCGACAAGGGCACGCTGACGCCGGGGATGCTGGCCGATTTCATCGTCCTCGACCGCGACATCACCCAAGTCCCGCCGGAAGAGCTCCTCAAGACGCGGGTGCGGGAGAGCTACGTGGGCGGCATGCGAGTCTTCCCGGCGCGCTGA